In one Oscillospiraceae bacterium genomic region, the following are encoded:
- a CDS encoding amino acid ABC transporter substrate-binding protein encodes MKKRLLTLALALAMGLSLAACSGGGGTAATPAPQTGAPAAGSDWAYVQGNGSLKIGYTVFEPMNYTGDDGEFTGFETEFARAVCGKLGVEPEFVEINWDAKVMELESKHIDCIWNGMTITPELSETLEITDPYIRNYQVVVIRAADADKYASTADLAGATLEAEAGSAGEAAIQGDGDLSQATYTSVLRQTDALLEVKAGAADACVLDFVLAGAMVGQGDYADLMVIPDLQLSVEEYGVGFRKGSDVVPMFNEAMQALIDDGTLNAIAERYDLDGLLLANQK; translated from the coding sequence ATGAAAAAGAGACTGCTTACCCTTGCCCTGGCGCTGGCCATGGGCCTGAGCCTGGCCGCCTGCTCCGGCGGCGGCGGCACCGCGGCCACCCCCGCGCCCCAGACGGGCGCGCCCGCAGCCGGGAGCGACTGGGCCTACGTCCAGGGCAACGGCTCCCTCAAGATCGGCTACACCGTGTTCGAGCCCATGAACTACACCGGCGACGACGGCGAGTTCACCGGCTTTGAGACGGAGTTTGCCCGGGCCGTCTGCGGGAAGCTGGGCGTGGAGCCCGAGTTCGTGGAGATCAACTGGGACGCCAAGGTGATGGAGCTGGAAAGCAAGCACATCGACTGCATCTGGAACGGCATGACCATCACCCCCGAGCTGTCGGAGACGCTGGAGATCACCGACCCGTACATCCGCAACTACCAGGTGGTGGTCATCCGCGCCGCCGACGCGGACAAGTACGCCTCCACCGCCGATCTGGCCGGGGCCACCCTGGAGGCCGAGGCCGGCTCCGCCGGAGAGGCCGCCATCCAGGGCGACGGGGACCTGAGCCAGGCTACCTACACCTCCGTGCTGCGCCAGACCGACGCTCTCCTGGAGGTCAAGGCCGGCGCCGCCGACGCCTGTGTGCTGGACTTCGTGCTGGCCGGGGCCATGGTGGGCCAGGGCGACTACGCCGACCTGATGGTCATCCCCGACCTCCAGCTCTCGGTGGAGGAGTACGGCGTGGGCTTCCGCAAGGGCAGCGACGTGGTGCCCATGTTCAACGAGGCCATGCAGGCGCTCATTGACGACGGCACCCTGAACGCCATCGCGGAGCGCTACGACCTGGACGGCCTGCTGCTGGCCAATCAGAAGTAG
- a CDS encoding amino acid ABC transporter permease, with amino-acid sequence MSFQTVTLMLLKSFALNCQLFAITLALSLPLGLLVSFGSMSRFKPLSWLTRFYVYIMRSTPLMLQLAIVYYLPGILLGPGYILPKMGAACAAFILNYAAYFSEIFRGGIQGVPKGQREAGQVLGMTRAQIFFKVTLLQVVKRIVPPIGNEIITLVKDTSLANFIMVKEIIMMAKEFGNRAMIWPLFYAGVFFLVFNGVVTLLLSRTEKKLDYFKV; translated from the coding sequence ATGAGCTTTCAGACCGTGACCCTGATGCTGCTCAAGAGCTTTGCCCTCAACTGCCAGCTCTTCGCCATCACGCTGGCCCTGTCCCTGCCGCTGGGGCTGCTGGTGTCCTTCGGCTCCATGAGCCGCTTCAAGCCCCTGAGCTGGCTGACCCGGTTTTACGTGTACATCATGCGCTCCACCCCCCTGATGCTCCAGCTGGCCATCGTGTACTACCTGCCCGGCATCCTGCTGGGCCCGGGGTACATCCTGCCCAAGATGGGGGCGGCCTGCGCGGCCTTCATCCTAAATTACGCCGCCTATTTCTCCGAGATCTTCCGCGGCGGCATCCAGGGGGTGCCCAAGGGCCAGCGGGAGGCCGGGCAGGTGCTGGGCATGACCCGCGCCCAGATTTTCTTCAAGGTCACCCTGCTCCAGGTGGTCAAGCGCATCGTCCCGCCCATCGGCAACGAGATCATCACCCTGGTCAAGGACACCTCGCTGGCCAACTTCATCATGGTCAAGGAGATCATCATGATGGCCAAGGAGTTCGGCAACCGGGCCATGATCTGGCCGCTGTTCTACGCGGGGGTGTTCTTCCTGGTCTTTAACGGCGTGGTCACCCTGCTGCTGAGCCGGACCGAGAAGAAGCTGGACTACTTTAAGGTATAG
- a CDS encoding arginine ABC transporter ATP-binding protein, translated as MAILEVRGIGKRFGATEVLRDISFSLEEGQALAIIGSSGSGKTTLLRCMNFLERPDRGAICVRGETLFDADDPATQREREIRKKRLHFGLVFQSFNLFPQYTALRNVMLAGELLEGEKPEFKRGKKAALAAIEENARALLEQMGLGDKAGLYPHQLSGGQQQRVAIARSLALHPDILCFDEPTSALDPELTGEVLKVIRALAEQRTTMVIVTHEMAFARDVADRVIFMDGGVIVEEGAPEQVIGSPKQERTRQFLARYAQG; from the coding sequence ATGGCAATTTTAGAGGTGCGCGGCATCGGCAAGCGCTTCGGCGCCACCGAGGTGCTGCGGGACATCAGCTTCTCCCTGGAGGAGGGGCAGGCCCTGGCCATCATCGGCTCCTCCGGCTCGGGCAAGACCACCCTGCTGCGGTGCATGAACTTCCTGGAGCGGCCGGACCGCGGGGCCATCTGCGTGCGGGGGGAGACCCTCTTCGACGCAGACGACCCCGCCACCCAGCGGGAGAGGGAGATCCGCAAAAAGCGGCTCCACTTCGGGCTGGTGTTTCAGTCCTTCAACCTCTTCCCCCAGTACACGGCCCTGCGCAACGTGATGCTGGCCGGTGAGCTGCTGGAGGGGGAGAAGCCGGAGTTCAAGCGCGGCAAAAAGGCCGCGCTGGCGGCCATCGAGGAGAACGCCCGCGCCCTGCTGGAGCAGATGGGCCTGGGGGACAAGGCGGGGCTCTACCCCCACCAGCTCTCGGGCGGGCAGCAGCAGCGGGTGGCCATCGCCCGCTCCCTGGCCCTGCACCCCGACATCCTCTGCTTTGACGAGCCCACCTCCGCCCTGGACCCGGAGCTCACCGGGGAGGTGCTCAAGGTCATCCGCGCTCTGGCGGAGCAGCGCACCACCATGGTCATCGTCACCCACGAGATGGCCTTCGCCAGGGACGTGGCCGACCGGGTCATCTTTATGGACGGCGGCGTCATCGTGGAGGAGGGGGCGCCGGAGCAGGTCATCGGCAGCCCGAAGCAGGAGCGTACCCGGCAGTTTCTGGCCCGGTACGCCCAGGGGTAG
- a CDS encoding transposase has product MNRSSYYKWRHRKKSVRELENEGLLQELGEIYSQYNGTYGYRRLTDEYNSRHEKNYNVKRIHRLTKAVGLMAVIRRRKPEYYSSRPEVTAENILNRDFAALRPNEKWLTDVTEMKYGNGERLYLSAIMDLKGRDIVSYVIGRSNNNALVFKTFDQAVMKYPEAHPIFHSDRGFQYTNRLFRVKLDAAGMTQSMSRVGRCIDNGPMEGFWGILKCEMYYLRRFETYSQLKTAIEGFIYFYNHQRRQHKLHCMAPATYRCLLERIA; this is encoded by the coding sequence TTGAACCGTTCCAGCTATTACAAGTGGCGGCATCGTAAAAAGAGCGTGCGGGAACTTGAAAATGAGGGCCTTTTACAAGAGCTTGGTGAAATTTACAGCCAATACAATGGAACTTACGGGTATCGTCGTCTGACAGATGAATATAACAGCAGACACGAAAAGAATTACAACGTTAAGCGTATCCACAGACTTACGAAAGCAGTGGGGTTAATGGCCGTGATACGCAGAAGGAAACCGGAGTATTACAGCTCCAGGCCAGAGGTAACAGCCGAAAATATCCTCAACCGCGATTTCGCAGCCCTACGCCCCAACGAGAAGTGGCTGACCGATGTAACGGAGATGAAATACGGGAACGGGGAGCGGCTTTATCTGAGCGCCATAATGGACCTTAAGGGGCGGGATATTGTCTCTTATGTGATTGGCCGCAGCAATAATAATGCACTTGTTTTCAAGACCTTTGATCAGGCCGTGATGAAGTATCCGGAGGCCCATCCTATTTTTCACAGCGACCGTGGCTTTCAATATACCAACCGCCTGTTTAGGGTAAAGCTGGATGCGGCGGGCATGACGCAAAGTATGTCCCGGGTAGGTCGCTGTATTGATAACGGACCGATGGAAGGCTTCTGGGGGATTCTAAAGTGTGAGATGTACTATTTAAGGCGCTTTGAAACCTATTCCCAGCTGAAAACCGCAATCGAGGGGTTCATTTACTTTTACAATCATCAACGACGGCAGCACAAGCTGCATTGTATGGCGCCGGCGACATACCGTTGCCTACTTGAGAGAATCGCATAA